Proteins from one Phyllobacterium zundukense genomic window:
- a CDS encoding NUDIX hydrolase, whose product MHDIPEKTVIPINNAVIRIDSAPLEYGISNEAAIAAGWVSATAANPAIFNGPFFMAEEAGVADEAFEARYHRTRFATMMHWKADTRNVKPWHIFAVGVIVSGDNRLIAGRMAASTSAAGRIYFPAGSFDEEDVAGDFIDIDANMHREVDEETGVRLSGAGRRDDRLYLVTASRSIALFRRHYFDMSGEALLEHIRGHIAAEEDSELDDITAISAAEEMGEATPWTFRTFADWHFRQG is encoded by the coding sequence ATGCATGATATTCCAGAGAAGACCGTCATCCCGATCAACAACGCGGTGATCCGCATCGACAGTGCGCCGCTTGAATATGGAATTTCAAATGAGGCGGCAATTGCCGCTGGCTGGGTCAGCGCGACGGCTGCCAATCCGGCCATCTTCAATGGGCCATTTTTCATGGCTGAAGAGGCGGGAGTGGCGGACGAGGCGTTCGAGGCGCGATATCATCGCACGCGATTTGCGACGATGATGCACTGGAAGGCCGATACAAGAAACGTGAAGCCTTGGCATATTTTTGCCGTCGGCGTGATCGTTTCAGGGGATAACAGGTTGATCGCCGGGCGCATGGCCGCTTCGACATCGGCAGCGGGCCGCATTTATTTTCCGGCAGGTTCATTCGACGAGGAGGATGTGGCGGGCGATTTCATCGATATTGACGCCAACATGCACCGGGAAGTCGACGAGGAAACCGGCGTCAGGCTCTCCGGGGCCGGAAGGCGCGACGATCGATTATACCTTGTCACTGCCAGTCGCAGCATCGCTTTGTTCCGGCGTCACTATTTCGATATGAGTGGAGAGGCGCTGCTGGAGCATATTCGCGGCCACATCGCGGCTGAAGAGGATTCCGAGCTGGACGACATCACTGCGATTTCCGCCGCGGAGGAAATGGGCGAGGCGACGCCCTGGACATTTCGCACATTTGCCGACTGGCATTTTCGCCAAGGTTAG
- a CDS encoding sugar ABC transporter substrate-binding protein — protein MGIGSIIRRAAACACLVSSMAMIGHADAAEKHKIFLSMSFIGNDWQAEAANMVKAMAAHKNYADKVDLQVQVAGPNAQRQIQQINAMVQASAEAIVIFPISPTALNQVVKNACDKGVKVFAYDGEITEPCAYNIAIDQEEAGRVTAEWLVKKLNGKGNIIAITGVPGTSVDNLRTKAAKEVFAKHPDIKIVGEAVGMWSQAVARTELSKILATRNWDDINGLWMQVGCFTANSMQLEAGKKPEQLLPCAGEGSNGGRIQMLPAGTEAEGATSPYAPLGAPRISYASPPYSGALALKLAVDAIEGKEVPKKTVLPLPLVTNETIKLCQEGTWQEMKDGCNAFKPSIVSNPGWFASIFSEKTPEIGLNAALVGQPEN, from the coding sequence ATGGGAATTGGATCGATCATCCGGCGCGCAGCCGCTTGCGCCTGTCTCGTGTCAAGCATGGCCATGATCGGCCACGCCGACGCTGCGGAAAAACACAAGATTTTTCTGAGCATGAGCTTTATCGGCAATGACTGGCAGGCTGAAGCCGCCAACATGGTCAAGGCCATGGCAGCCCACAAGAATTACGCCGACAAGGTCGACCTGCAAGTCCAGGTTGCCGGACCCAATGCGCAACGGCAGATTCAACAGATCAACGCCATGGTCCAGGCCAGTGCTGAAGCCATTGTCATTTTCCCGATTTCGCCGACCGCGCTCAACCAGGTCGTCAAGAATGCCTGCGACAAGGGCGTCAAGGTATTCGCCTATGATGGCGAGATCACCGAGCCCTGCGCCTATAATATAGCGATCGATCAGGAAGAAGCCGGCCGCGTGACAGCGGAATGGCTGGTCAAGAAGCTCAACGGCAAGGGCAATATCATTGCGATTACCGGCGTGCCCGGAACATCGGTCGACAATCTTCGTACGAAGGCGGCCAAGGAAGTCTTCGCCAAACATCCTGATATCAAGATCGTCGGCGAAGCAGTTGGCATGTGGAGCCAGGCTGTCGCACGCACCGAACTCTCGAAGATCCTCGCAACCCGCAACTGGGACGACATCAACGGACTTTGGATGCAGGTCGGCTGCTTTACCGCAAATTCGATGCAGCTCGAAGCAGGCAAGAAGCCCGAGCAGCTTCTTCCATGCGCAGGCGAGGGGTCGAATGGCGGACGTATCCAGATGCTGCCGGCAGGAACCGAAGCCGAGGGTGCGACATCTCCCTATGCACCCTTGGGCGCGCCGCGCATTTCCTATGCGTCACCGCCATATTCGGGCGCTCTCGCGCTGAAGCTTGCCGTCGATGCGATCGAAGGCAAGGAAGTGCCGAAGAAGACTGTACTGCCGCTGCCTCTGGTCACCAACGAGACCATCAAGCTCTGCCAGGAAGGTACGTGGCAAGAAATGAAAGACGGCTGCAACGCATTCAAGCCGTCCATCGTCTCCAATCCGGGCTGGTTTGCGTCGATCTTCTCGGAAAAGACGCCCGAAATCGGTCTTAATGCAGCATTGGTCGGTCAACCCGAGAACTAA
- a CDS encoding endonuclease/exonuclease/phosphatase family protein, whose amino-acid sequence MSVRIATFNVENLMNRFDFSGFKNNLNKDRTLQLFQIEDEEQYRQLEQGRAIAYADDTRQLTALAIAETHADILCLQEVDNIGALNAFEFGYLFKMVGEGYRHKFMVEGNDSRGIDVAVLMRDQTRYGEPIEFTGMTSHAHLTYNDLGIHTPELALLGIEPHERIFKRDCLEIDVRIGGKTLTLFVSHFKSMGSPRNGMDGRASTMPVRVAEATAVRRIIEDKFATSGGAASKRWVICGDFNDYRERVVIGGDSLVGYTFAPVSEPISSLDTLLNDGFCENLVERRPVMDRWTLYHTRGPEERHLCQLDYILASPALVRSNAHAVPDIIRRGQPYRTIFPPDQKVELFPRIGWDRPKASDHCPVSVTLSMV is encoded by the coding sequence ATGTCCGTTCGCATCGCTACTTTCAATGTCGAAAACCTCATGAATCGTTTCGATTTTTCGGGGTTCAAGAACAATCTCAACAAGGACCGGACGCTGCAGTTGTTCCAGATAGAGGATGAGGAACAATACCGTCAGCTTGAACAGGGGCGGGCGATTGCCTACGCCGACGACACGCGGCAATTGACCGCGCTGGCGATCGCCGAAACCCATGCGGATATTCTCTGCCTGCAGGAGGTAGACAACATCGGCGCGTTGAACGCCTTCGAGTTTGGCTATCTGTTCAAGATGGTCGGAGAGGGCTACCGGCACAAATTTATGGTCGAAGGCAATGACAGCCGTGGCATCGACGTGGCTGTGCTTATGCGCGATCAGACCCGCTACGGCGAGCCCATCGAATTTACAGGCATGACCAGCCACGCACATCTCACCTATAATGATCTTGGAATTCACACTCCCGAACTGGCGCTGCTGGGAATCGAACCGCATGAACGTATCTTCAAGCGTGATTGCCTGGAAATCGATGTACGCATCGGCGGCAAGACGCTGACGCTTTTCGTCAGTCATTTCAAGTCGATGGGTTCGCCGCGCAACGGCATGGATGGGCGCGCATCGACCATGCCTGTACGGGTGGCGGAAGCGACAGCGGTCCGCCGGATCATCGAGGACAAGTTTGCGACAAGCGGCGGGGCGGCGAGCAAGCGCTGGGTGATTTGCGGCGACTTCAACGACTATCGCGAGAGAGTGGTCATCGGCGGGGATTCGCTGGTTGGATATACCTTCGCGCCAGTAAGCGAGCCAATCAGCAGTCTCGACACTTTGCTCAATGACGGATTTTGCGAGAATCTGGTGGAACGGCGGCCGGTGATGGATCGCTGGACGCTTTATCACACGCGCGGACCAGAAGAGCGGCATCTGTGCCAGCTCGACTATATTCTCGCCTCACCGGCGCTCGTGCGCAGCAATGCCCATGCGGTACCGGATATTATCCGCCGTGGCCAGCCTTACCGGACGATCTTTCCGCCCGATCAAAAGGTGGAGCTCTTTCCGCGCATCGGCTGGGATCGCCCGAAAGCCAGCGATCATTGCCCCGTTTCCGTAACTTTGAGTATGGTTTGA
- a CDS encoding PhzF family phenazine biosynthesis protein has translation MGREQMAGRRYEVYDVFTDEVLAGNPLAIVHDADGLDDIAMQRIAREFNLSETVFVLPAKNSAHTAWARIFTPDYEMPFAGHPTVGTAVALAQNRFGEVRDTQDALIILEEQVGPVRCGVKLSENGAFAEFDLPKLPQRILYKYDKIAIANALRLEPKEIGFENHVPSIWDAGVPFMLVPVHGLEAAGRIVINQIAMKDVAPTIGHRQLPVYAYCRETMLHDSHFHSRMFVSDEGTYEDPATGSATAAFAGAIHAFDEPLDGVLRLSIEQGYEMGRPSRLQLELDIVDQKLTGGRIGGSAIRVAEGRLFV, from the coding sequence ATAGGGAGAGAGCAAATGGCCGGTCGCCGCTACGAGGTCTATGACGTCTTCACCGACGAGGTGCTGGCGGGAAATCCACTGGCGATCGTGCACGATGCAGACGGCCTCGACGATATTGCCATGCAGCGGATCGCGCGGGAGTTCAATCTTTCCGAAACTGTTTTCGTCCTGCCAGCAAAGAACTCGGCGCATACGGCTTGGGCGCGTATTTTTACGCCCGATTATGAAATGCCGTTTGCGGGACATCCGACCGTCGGGACCGCAGTCGCCCTGGCGCAGAATCGATTTGGCGAAGTCAGGGATACTCAGGACGCGCTGATCATCCTGGAGGAGCAGGTTGGACCCGTTCGCTGCGGCGTCAAGCTAAGCGAAAACGGCGCCTTCGCCGAGTTCGATCTGCCGAAGCTGCCGCAGAGAATCCTCTATAAATACGACAAGATCGCCATCGCCAACGCGTTGCGGCTCGAGCCAAAGGAAATCGGCTTCGAGAATCATGTTCCGAGCATCTGGGATGCGGGCGTACCCTTCATGCTGGTGCCAGTGCATGGACTTGAGGCGGCGGGGCGCATCGTGATCAACCAGATCGCGATGAAGGACGTGGCGCCGACGATCGGTCATCGCCAGCTGCCGGTCTATGCCTATTGCCGCGAAACAATGCTGCATGACAGCCATTTTCACTCGCGCATGTTCGTGAGCGATGAGGGCACCTATGAAGATCCAGCGACGGGTTCTGCTACGGCGGCGTTTGCCGGTGCAATTCATGCGTTCGACGAACCGCTGGATGGCGTCCTGCGCCTGTCGATCGAACAGGGATATGAAATGGGACGGCCATCGCGCCTGCAGCTCGAGCTGGATATCGTCGACCAGAAGCTGACCGGGGGACGCATCGGGGGCTCGGCGATCAGGGTCGCGGAAGGGCGGCTGTTCGTATAG
- a CDS encoding 3-hydroxyacyl-CoA dehydrogenase, which yields MQKTAIIGSGFIGRAWAISFARAGYQVSLWDQAPDAVAKARGYIADVLADLERNDLLNGNSPEAVLSRIVAETDLAKALEGAIHIQENTPENLETKIKVFSLLDEHADASAVIASSTSALLPSKFTEHLKNRQRCLVVHPINPPYLIPAAEVVPAPWTSGEVVERTRAFLIAAGHAPLVMKRELDGFIMNRMQGALLEEAFRLVADGYATVEDVDIGIRDGLALRWSFMGPFETIDLNAPGGVRDYVERYQIIYERLFPQMQRRVDWAGDVLETVEAGRREKLPQEQLVDRQVWRDRRLMALAAHKKKSTQEFGQ from the coding sequence ATGCAAAAGACAGCGATCATTGGCAGCGGTTTCATCGGCAGAGCATGGGCCATCAGTTTTGCGCGCGCGGGCTATCAGGTGAGCCTTTGGGACCAAGCGCCGGACGCCGTGGCCAAGGCCCGCGGTTACATTGCCGATGTGCTCGCCGACCTTGAGCGGAACGACCTGCTCAACGGGAATTCGCCGGAAGCCGTGCTGTCGCGGATCGTAGCTGAAACTGACTTGGCGAAGGCGCTGGAAGGTGCAATCCACATTCAGGAAAATACCCCGGAGAATCTCGAAACAAAGATCAAGGTGTTTTCGCTCCTCGACGAACATGCCGATGCCTCGGCGGTTATAGCGAGCTCGACGTCGGCCTTGCTGCCATCGAAATTCACCGAGCATCTGAAAAACCGACAGCGTTGCCTCGTGGTCCACCCGATCAATCCACCCTATCTCATCCCTGCGGCCGAAGTTGTTCCGGCCCCCTGGACCTCGGGCGAGGTCGTGGAACGAACTCGTGCGTTTTTGATTGCTGCGGGTCATGCACCGCTGGTTATGAAACGCGAACTCGACGGGTTTATCATGAACCGAATGCAGGGCGCCCTTCTCGAGGAAGCCTTTCGCTTGGTGGCCGACGGGTATGCGACAGTCGAAGATGTCGATATCGGCATTCGGGACGGGCTTGCCCTCCGCTGGTCGTTCATGGGGCCATTTGAGACGATCGATCTCAACGCACCGGGCGGCGTGCGCGACTATGTCGAGCGCTATCAGATAATCTACGAGCGGCTGTTTCCGCAGATGCAGCGCCGTGTCGACTGGGCGGGCGATGTGCTCGAGACCGTCGAGGCCGGCCGGCGCGAAAAGCTGCCGCAGGAGCAGCTGGTCGATCGCCAGGTCTGGCGCGACCGGCGTCTCATGGCGCTTGCGGCGCACAAGAAGAAATCAACGCAGGAGTTCGGACAATGA
- a CDS encoding sugar ABC transporter ATP-binding protein yields MNSPFEQSAIEVTDIRKAFGATVAVDGVSFRVEPGSTHALLGENGAGKSTIVKLLSGLLRPDEGHISVFGERAALNAPRAAHGLGVQTAFQEMTLVKDLTVLDNMLMPYAPMGITGMIKRSAARQAIAQHLQEIEFAVDLDAEVGTLDLAIQQKIEIARALYRKPRILLLDEPTSTLAGSDVEWLGRIIAKLKSAGTTIVFITHRMREVRAFCDTLTILRNGRHITTCPVASITDGQVIESIVGRSIAQTFPARPKSDAAFGAPVLGVRNLQAGHKLRDASFDLRKGEILGVAGLQGMGQLDLFLTCFGMTQVSHGDILVDGRRVRFGSPADALKPNIAIGLVPEDRKTEGLFLKLSGTLNASLPVIDRFSRFGLIQSDLERQAVRSAFGTVEVDQRALWTRAGAFSGGNQQKIAIAKWLVAQSRILLLFDPTRGIDVGTKHELYVMMRNFTDAGGSILLHSTEIPELVHLCDRVLVLYDGRIAASLSRDQLTEASIMRPALGHDSAAKEAAE; encoded by the coding sequence ATGAATTCTCCATTCGAACAATCCGCCATTGAAGTGACCGATATTCGCAAGGCGTTTGGCGCCACGGTTGCCGTCGATGGCGTATCCTTCCGCGTCGAGCCTGGAAGCACCCATGCTTTGCTTGGCGAAAACGGTGCGGGCAAATCCACGATTGTCAAGTTGCTATCGGGACTGCTGCGGCCCGACGAGGGGCACATATCGGTCTTTGGCGAAAGAGCAGCGCTCAATGCCCCAAGGGCGGCGCATGGGCTCGGCGTCCAGACCGCGTTTCAGGAAATGACGCTGGTCAAGGACTTGACGGTGCTCGACAATATGCTGATGCCCTATGCGCCGATGGGGATAACCGGCATGATCAAGCGGTCTGCGGCGCGTCAGGCCATAGCGCAACATTTGCAGGAGATCGAGTTTGCGGTCGATCTCGATGCTGAAGTCGGCACGCTCGACCTTGCCATCCAGCAAAAGATAGAAATTGCCCGCGCGCTTTACCGCAAGCCACGAATTCTTCTCCTGGACGAGCCAACATCGACGCTTGCGGGCAGCGACGTTGAATGGCTGGGCCGGATCATCGCGAAGCTGAAGTCGGCTGGCACGACCATCGTTTTCATCACGCATCGTATGCGCGAGGTGCGAGCCTTCTGCGATACGCTGACTATCTTGCGCAACGGCCGGCACATCACCACGTGCCCAGTTGCCTCCATTACTGACGGACAAGTTATCGAAAGCATTGTCGGCCGGTCGATAGCCCAGACTTTCCCGGCGCGGCCCAAAAGCGATGCCGCATTTGGTGCGCCGGTGTTGGGCGTCCGCAATTTGCAGGCCGGCCACAAGCTGCGCGATGCGAGTTTCGATTTGCGGAAAGGCGAAATCCTCGGCGTTGCCGGCTTGCAGGGCATGGGCCAGCTCGACCTCTTCCTGACGTGTTTTGGCATGACGCAGGTGAGCCATGGCGATATCCTTGTCGATGGGCGCAGGGTCCGGTTTGGTTCGCCTGCAGATGCGCTCAAGCCCAATATTGCGATCGGGCTGGTGCCTGAAGACCGAAAGACGGAGGGCCTGTTCCTGAAGCTTAGCGGAACGCTCAATGCATCCTTGCCGGTGATTGACAGGTTCTCACGATTTGGACTGATACAAAGTGATCTTGAACGCCAGGCGGTGCGTTCTGCTTTCGGTACGGTCGAGGTTGATCAGCGCGCGCTCTGGACCAGGGCGGGTGCTTTCTCCGGAGGCAACCAGCAGAAAATTGCAATCGCCAAATGGCTTGTCGCCCAAAGCCGTATCCTGCTGCTGTTCGATCCGACGCGCGGTATCGATGTCGGCACCAAGCACGAACTTTACGTCATGATGCGCAATTTCACAGACGCTGGAGGTTCGATCCTTTTGCATTCGACCGAAATTCCAGAGCTCGTGCATTTGTGCGACCGGGTTCTGGTTCTTTATGACGGGCGGATTGCGGCATCGCTGTCGCGCGATCAACTGACTGAAGCATCGATCATGCGGCCAGCCCTTGGCCATGACAGCGCAGCAAAAGAGGCCGCCGAATGA
- a CDS encoding BA14K family protein, producing MMKALKIIFAALGFILTTQLVSVSAQEIRGYRPVPRGLDAVPRKPYIPGSGTPSNPALRDCTGSARCYDFRVHRPIGPSGRTQVQRCRAQYQSYRAFDNTYQPFTGPRRRCDL from the coding sequence ATGATGAAAGCCTTGAAGATCATATTCGCGGCCCTCGGCTTTATTCTGACAACCCAGCTTGTCAGCGTATCCGCGCAGGAAATCCGGGGCTACCGCCCGGTGCCGCGCGGGCTCGATGCGGTCCCGAGAAAGCCCTATATTCCGGGCAGCGGCACTCCGTCCAATCCTGCTTTGCGCGACTGTACCGGATCCGCCCGGTGCTATGATTTTCGCGTTCATCGCCCAATCGGCCCATCCGGCCGGACACAGGTGCAACGTTGTCGCGCGCAATACCAGTCCTATCGGGCTTTCGACAATACCTATCAGCCTTTCACCGGCCCACGACGCCGCTGTGATCTGTAG
- a CDS encoding ABC transporter permease, whose product MSPERRSVLIAIAVFLGLLGLVDFVSSGPLSYFDVSFLSSGGATSAIAAIGQTIVVLSGGFDLSAGAVISLVNVVLAQGMDPAAAQTSVVYWTCVGIGVGMLTGAFNGVFIAFFRLQPIVVTLSTMFIIQGLTLLVMDKPGGFVAPDLGTFYLGDAIPGWLPMPLVVIGVVLLAWLWLKNTRFGTAIYAVGSDPDAAAAIGVRVKLTKFLVYVIAGGCYGLAGVFISAQTGSADPLVGNPLLLSMFAAVVVGGTRLGGGRGGPLGTVFGAYILMMVVNILLVLNVSAYYSTIAEGTILILAVLAGSISYSSTLAKQLRGARAQYNAWRQGLLPSQLDRTDRRMKMPSSAEGKPVASSFLSRNSETIRYALPAYLCLLAVVIVTQLWLGRAILNPTYWNSLAVLSTFLAILALGQGTVILTGGLDLSVPWTIGIAGILLAGIVNGSDAALVYALPAVLLIACLIGFINGIGIVVLGISPIVMTLAMNGILQGVALVYSQGTPAGFSSPMLRWFMTGKIWAVTPVVPFMVLFIVAAVLLLGRTAFGRRVYGIGNGLRAAQLSGIAVGRTLILVYVLSGLCAGLVGVLLTGFSGQASLGMGDDYLLPSIAVVVVGGALITGGRGHYLGMLGGVLLLTALQMFLAGTTLPYATRAILFGLVVLGAVMALREKRS is encoded by the coding sequence ATGTCGCCTGAGCGGCGCAGCGTACTCATCGCCATCGCCGTGTTTCTTGGCCTGCTTGGTTTGGTAGATTTTGTCAGCAGCGGACCCCTCAGCTATTTTGACGTTTCGTTCCTTTCGAGCGGCGGAGCAACGTCGGCGATTGCTGCAATCGGACAAACGATCGTCGTTCTTTCCGGCGGTTTCGATCTGTCGGCCGGGGCGGTGATTTCGCTGGTCAATGTGGTGTTGGCGCAAGGCATGGACCCAGCGGCGGCACAGACAAGCGTCGTGTATTGGACCTGTGTCGGAATCGGCGTTGGCATGCTGACCGGCGCCTTCAACGGCGTTTTCATCGCATTCTTTCGGTTGCAACCCATCGTGGTCACGCTGTCGACCATGTTCATCATCCAGGGTCTGACGCTGCTGGTAATGGACAAGCCCGGTGGCTTCGTCGCACCTGACCTCGGCACGTTTTATCTTGGTGACGCCATACCCGGCTGGCTGCCCATGCCGCTGGTGGTGATCGGGGTCGTTCTTCTCGCCTGGCTCTGGCTGAAGAACACGCGGTTCGGTACGGCGATCTATGCGGTCGGCAGCGATCCTGATGCGGCTGCCGCCATTGGTGTGAGGGTCAAGCTCACCAAATTCCTGGTCTATGTCATCGCTGGCGGCTGCTATGGGTTGGCCGGCGTCTTCATCAGCGCGCAGACGGGCAGCGCCGATCCACTGGTTGGCAATCCGCTGCTCCTGTCAATGTTCGCGGCCGTGGTCGTTGGTGGCACGCGCCTCGGCGGCGGACGCGGGGGACCGCTCGGCACCGTCTTCGGCGCCTATATCCTCATGATGGTCGTGAATATTCTCCTCGTCCTCAATGTGTCGGCCTACTATTCGACCATCGCGGAAGGAACCATCCTGATCCTTGCAGTCCTCGCTGGGTCGATCTCGTATAGTTCGACCCTCGCCAAACAGCTGCGCGGTGCGCGAGCGCAGTACAACGCCTGGCGTCAGGGCCTGCTGCCCTCGCAGCTCGACCGCACCGACCGGCGGATGAAGATGCCATCCTCGGCCGAAGGCAAACCGGTAGCGTCGTCATTCCTTTCGCGCAACAGCGAGACGATCCGCTATGCGCTGCCTGCGTATTTGTGTCTGCTCGCCGTTGTCATAGTGACTCAACTCTGGCTCGGCCGGGCGATCCTGAACCCGACCTACTGGAACTCGCTGGCAGTTCTGTCCACCTTCCTCGCCATACTGGCTTTGGGGCAGGGGACGGTGATCCTGACTGGTGGCCTCGACCTCTCGGTTCCCTGGACTATCGGCATAGCGGGCATCCTGCTCGCAGGTATCGTCAATGGTTCCGACGCGGCTCTCGTCTACGCTTTGCCCGCCGTTCTTCTCATCGCTTGCCTCATTGGCTTCATCAACGGCATAGGTATCGTCGTGCTTGGTATATCGCCGATCGTCATGACCCTGGCAATGAACGGCATCCTGCAGGGGGTCGCGCTGGTCTATTCGCAAGGAACGCCAGCGGGATTTTCATCGCCGATGCTCCGCTGGTTCATGACGGGCAAAATCTGGGCTGTAACGCCGGTCGTCCCATTCATGGTGCTGTTCATTGTCGCCGCCGTGTTGTTGCTCGGCAGGACAGCCTTCGGCCGCAGGGTCTACGGCATTGGCAATGGACTACGCGCGGCGCAGCTTTCAGGCATCGCCGTCGGACGCACGCTTATTCTTGTCTATGTGCTTTCAGGTCTTTGCGCCGGGCTTGTCGGGGTATTGCTCACGGGCTTCTCGGGGCAAGCAAGTCTTGGCATGGGCGACGATTATCTGCTGCCGTCGATCGCGGTGGTGGTGGTCGGTGGAGCACTGATCACCGGCGGACGTGGTCACTATCTCGGCATGCTGGGAGGGGTGTTGCTGCTCACCGCACTGCAAATGTTCCTGGCGGGAACGACCTTGCCGTACGCTACGCGGGCGATCCTCTTTGGTCTTGTGGTGCTTGGTGCAGTTATGGCGCTTCGTGAGAAGCGGTCTTAG
- a CDS encoding GntR family transcriptional regulator yields MAEAGYRRPGVEILPLSKETLQDRVYRQIASLILEGGIVPGEMVPVQSLADAFGVSAMPVREALRRLTAANALTVVSGRSIGIPRLSRAKLTDLRNVRIEIEALAGKWAAERIEDSELETLRSLLKALEKANASGDIKSYLRANYAFHFSIYQAAKSESILNIIENLWLQVSPYFNMLHDSGNYTKANEHHQSMFTALCAHDGKAVEAAIQADIDAAYDVLVDLVS; encoded by the coding sequence ATGGCTGAAGCCGGCTACAGGAGACCAGGTGTTGAGATTCTCCCGCTTTCCAAGGAGACGCTGCAGGACCGCGTCTATCGCCAGATTGCCAGCCTGATACTCGAAGGCGGCATTGTTCCGGGCGAAATGGTTCCCGTGCAAAGCCTTGCCGATGCTTTCGGCGTCAGCGCCATGCCGGTGCGGGAAGCTTTGCGGCGGCTGACGGCGGCCAATGCGCTGACCGTGGTTTCCGGGCGCTCCATCGGCATACCGCGGTTGAGCCGGGCCAAGCTCACCGATCTGCGCAATGTTCGCATCGAGATCGAGGCGCTTGCCGGCAAATGGGCTGCCGAGCGCATCGAGGATAGCGAACTCGAAACCCTGCGCTCCCTGCTGAAAGCACTGGAAAAAGCCAACGCCTCTGGCGATATCAAATCATACCTGCGGGCGAACTACGCGTTCCATTTCTCGATTTACCAGGCGGCGAAATCGGAAAGCATTCTCAACATCATCGAGAATCTTTGGCTGCAGGTCAGCCCGTACTTCAACATGCTCCACGATTCCGGCAATTACACCAAAGCCAACGAGCATCATCAGTCGATGTTCACCGCGCTATGCGCTCACGATGGAAAGGCCGTCGAGGCCGCGATACAAGCCGATATCGATGCCGCCTATGATGTGCTCGTGGATTTGGTGAGCTGA
- a CDS encoding SDR family oxidoreductase, which produces MNKIAPASAEEFLGGLRDQRVLVTAGASGIGYAIAATLSRLGARVAICDISQSLLNEAQKSISPAHATLADVSREDDVDRMFEEVSSSLGGLDALINNAGIAGPTGGVDEISTEDWRRCIDICLTGQFLCARRAVPMLKASGGGSIVNMSSAAGKHGYAFRTPYSAAKFGVIGFTQSLAKELGPHAIRVNAILPGIVEGPRIENVISNRAKQLGISHEEMTERYLENVSLRRMVSPYDVATMVAFLLSNAGVNISGQSLGVDGNVETL; this is translated from the coding sequence ATGAATAAAATTGCTCCGGCATCTGCGGAAGAATTCCTGGGTGGTTTGCGCGATCAACGAGTGCTGGTTACCGCAGGAGCCTCAGGCATCGGCTACGCAATTGCCGCAACGCTTTCACGGCTCGGCGCACGCGTCGCGATCTGCGACATATCCCAATCGCTGCTGAACGAGGCGCAGAAGAGCATTTCGCCGGCTCACGCAACGCTCGCTGACGTGTCGCGCGAAGACGATGTCGACCGGATGTTCGAGGAGGTGTCCTCTTCCTTAGGTGGTCTCGACGCGCTTATCAACAATGCCGGCATTGCCGGTCCGACGGGTGGTGTCGATGAGATCAGCACCGAGGATTGGCGCCGCTGTATCGACATCTGCCTGACCGGGCAGTTCCTCTGCGCGCGGCGCGCCGTGCCGATGCTCAAGGCATCCGGAGGCGGATCGATCGTCAATATGTCATCCGCGGCCGGCAAGCACGGCTATGCTTTTCGCACGCCATATTCGGCGGCCAAGTTCGGGGTGATAGGTTTTACCCAAAGTCTCGCCAAGGAGCTCGGGCCGCATGCGATCCGCGTCAACGCGATCCTGCCTGGCATTGTCGAGGGACCGCGCATCGAAAACGTCATCAGCAACCGGGCCAAGCAGCTGGGCATCTCGCATGAGGAAATGACCGAGCGCTATCTTGAGAACGTTTCGCTGCGGCGGATGGTCAGTCCCTACGATGTCGCGACCATGGTCGCCTTTCTGCTTTCCAATGCCGGTGTCAACATTTCGGGCCAGTCGCTCGGCGTTGATGGCAATGTCGAAACTCTGTGA